From Nitrospinota bacterium, one genomic window encodes:
- a CDS encoding sulfite exporter TauE/SafE family protein: MALFGDGSLSMNVLAGGTLLQLLPLSFATGAGASLASCTILRLPVAFGYSAASAGSQKRALIHTLAFSLGLIISFTLLGIAFSSISGLARSAEQASRPIYWVWGILLIGAGALFAGLIPSRASWLRDRCGAITARINNVPSAFVFGMAFAVLELPSCPCCGAALVGIAGLSFLNGAVFQSALLFASYAAGQSMPLIVAGLSTGMLRREQLNIRRAEAYMNIVAGNLLIVTGLAFMLLA; this comes from the coding sequence ATGGCGCTGTTCGGTGATGGTTCTTTATCGATGAATGTGTTGGCGGGGGGGACGCTGCTCCAGCTTCTGCCGCTGTCATTCGCCACCGGTGCGGGGGCCTCGCTCGCCTCATGCACCATTTTGCGGCTGCCGGTGGCGTTTGGCTATTCGGCGGCTTCCGCCGGATCCCAAAAACGCGCATTGATCCACACACTGGCCTTTTCGCTGGGGCTCATCATCAGCTTTACCCTGCTGGGGATAGCATTCAGCAGCATAAGCGGGTTGGCGCGGAGTGCGGAGCAGGCCAGCCGCCCGATTTACTGGGTATGGGGAATTCTGCTGATTGGCGCGGGCGCCCTGTTCGCGGGATTGATTCCTTCCCGCGCTTCCTGGTTGCGGGATCGTTGCGGTGCCATTACCGCGCGGATAAACAACGTTCCATCGGCCTTTGTCTTCGGCATGGCTTTCGCCGTGCTGGAGCTTCCTTCGTGTCCCTGTTGCGGCGCGGCGCTGGTCGGCATCGCCGGCCTTTCGTTCCTTAACGGCGCGGTATTTCAGTCGGCGCTGCTTTTTGCCAGCTATGCGGCGGGGCAAAGCATGCCGCTCATCGTGGCGGGCTTATCCACCGGGATGCTCCGCCGCGAGCAGCTTAATATCAGGCGGGCGGAGGCGTATATGAATATTGTGGCGGGCAACCTGCTTATTGTGACGGGTCTTGCGTTTATGCTGCTCGCATGA